The following coding sequences are from one Geodermatophilus normandii window:
- a CDS encoding VOC family protein, which yields MTETRDLEALEAERARIRSAHLRPAGERPPSTARGLHHTALISSDVERTVRFFQDLLGFPLTELIENRDYPGSSHFFFDIGNGNLLAYFDFPGLDVGPYAEVLGGLHHMAISVEPGRWDELVQRLADAGVEHVVHSGVSVYFRDPDGARIELIADPLGEMYGSTVL from the coding sequence ATGACCGAGACCCGAGACCTGGAGGCCCTGGAGGCCGAGCGCGCCCGCATCCGGAGCGCGCACCTGCGGCCCGCGGGCGAGCGACCGCCCTCGACCGCCCGCGGACTGCACCACACGGCACTGATCAGCAGCGACGTCGAGCGGACGGTCCGCTTCTTCCAGGACCTGCTCGGCTTCCCGCTGACCGAGCTGATCGAGAACCGCGACTACCCCGGCTCCTCGCACTTCTTCTTCGACATCGGCAACGGCAACCTGCTGGCCTACTTCGACTTCCCCGGCCTCGACGTCGGCCCCTACGCCGAGGTGCTCGGCGGGCTGCACCACATGGCCATCAGCGTCGAGCCCGGGCGCTGGGACGAGCTCGTGCAGCGTCTCGCCGACGCGGGGGTCGAGCACGTGGTGCACAGCGGTGTCTCGGTCTACTTCCGCGACCCCGACGGCGCCCGCATCGAGCTGATCGCCGACCCGCTGGGGGAGATGTACGGCTCCACGGTGCTCTGA
- a CDS encoding GNAT family N-acetyltransferase, translated as MTDSAPVVVDAPAANRFEVLVDGRVAGFAEYRRTSSSVSFTHTVVDPGFEGRGLGSVLARGALDASREAGLAVLPFCPFIRGYVERHPAYLDLVPAGRRAQFRLAPATDQPTPDPREPSR; from the coding sequence GTGACCGACAGCGCACCGGTGGTCGTCGACGCTCCTGCGGCGAACCGCTTCGAGGTCCTCGTGGACGGCCGGGTGGCCGGGTTCGCCGAGTACCGGCGGACGTCGTCGTCGGTGTCGTTCACGCACACGGTCGTCGACCCGGGGTTCGAGGGACGCGGGCTGGGCTCGGTGCTCGCGCGCGGCGCCCTCGACGCCAGCCGGGAGGCGGGACTGGCCGTGCTGCCCTTCTGCCCCTTCATCCGCGGGTACGTCGAGCGGCACCCCGCCTACCTCGACCTCGTCCCCGCCGGGCGGCGGGCCCAGTTCCGGCTCGCCCCCGCCACCGACCAGCCGACCCCCGACCCGAGGGAGCCGTCCCGATGA
- a CDS encoding EAL domain-containing protein has protein sequence MAESTTTRARRRGIPLWCYLTALVTVPLIGVGVLTALIAGARSAEVDSATRAEQGVRAVAVLDALRAATEQEILPALALTVIDDPVAAGQLGVPGWLLDTVRGTAEQSLAEARTVTDEALAAVPEGSLGSAVAVRVEEALAWLRARSDAGAVRLEQIYLGYLDVSNEVMTAERAAAAATVSEGVPARTVRAVQDVQTVAELAQAASRQMPLYLGSLFAADDALIGSRLAWETGWLSYTDAKRQMDEVSSESLRTAWHRLRGSDLMTRLDTLLTPSDAPEVFVTDITRMTDLLFSSGDRDAELAGLVDTAVGTVLTEAAADREEAAADLRATLQVGVGLLLLSVVGAVWMGRTVSRKLGVLAGQATQISQGELVEVEVDGPREVRTVSAALGDAVAGLRRIQDQAQAVARGDLDDALLDQPLPGPLGEVVHASLQQIVSSVRQREELQFALAHRATHDPLTELPNRAQAVTLVTSALHRARRSGEMTGLLFVDLDGFKAVNDAHGHAAGDTVLREVAARMRSVVRGGDVVCRLGGDEFVVLVEPVGTERDLQDLAERLIAGISEPIEAGGATVCVGASIGIAVSRDGGADPDVLFAEADTAAYRAKQHGRGRAEVFDDALRRQLAARAETEAAITAALGNGQMRLHYQPVVDVDGQRLHGYEALIRWERDGVFVPPDEFIPVAESSGLVCDLDRWVLHEATRQLAAWRAGLPSAPGAPEPTMAVNVSGRHLTDPRVVTDVADALAASGLPPHLLVLEVTETVLVDDPVAMTHLAQLRDTGVAIAIDDFGTGYTSIGQLRHMPVDTLKIDRSFVTSPDPGQRELVALIIRAAHTFGLSVVAEGVEEPVQLQRLRERACDHAQGYLLHRPLPAEAAGALLRSAPEVVPVPRPDGAPEAVPAS, from the coding sequence ATGGCTGAGTCGACGACGACCCGGGCCCGCCGCCGCGGGATCCCCCTGTGGTGCTACCTCACCGCGCTGGTGACGGTGCCGCTCATCGGGGTCGGTGTGCTGACCGCCCTGATCGCGGGCGCCCGCTCCGCCGAGGTGGACAGCGCGACGCGTGCCGAGCAGGGGGTCCGGGCGGTGGCCGTCCTCGACGCGCTGCGGGCGGCCACGGAGCAGGAGATCCTCCCGGCGCTGGCGCTGACCGTCATCGACGACCCGGTCGCCGCCGGGCAGCTCGGCGTGCCGGGGTGGCTGCTGGACACCGTGCGCGGCACCGCCGAGCAGTCCCTCGCCGAGGCCCGGACGGTGACCGACGAGGCGCTGGCCGCGGTGCCGGAGGGCTCCCTCGGGTCGGCGGTCGCCGTCCGGGTGGAGGAGGCACTGGCGTGGCTCCGGGCGCGCAGCGACGCCGGTGCCGTGCGGCTGGAGCAGATCTACCTCGGCTACCTCGACGTCTCGAACGAGGTCATGACCGCCGAGCGCGCCGCCGCGGCGGCCACCGTCTCCGAGGGCGTGCCGGCGCGGACCGTGCGCGCCGTGCAGGACGTGCAGACCGTCGCCGAGCTCGCGCAGGCCGCCAGCCGGCAGATGCCGCTGTACCTGGGGTCGCTGTTCGCCGCCGACGACGCGCTCATCGGCTCCCGCCTGGCGTGGGAGACCGGCTGGCTGTCCTACACCGACGCCAAGCGGCAGATGGACGAGGTCTCCTCGGAGTCGCTGCGCACCGCGTGGCACCGGCTGCGGGGCTCCGACCTGATGACCCGGCTGGACACCCTGCTCACCCCGTCCGACGCCCCCGAGGTCTTCGTCACCGACATCACCCGCATGACCGACCTGCTGTTCAGCAGCGGGGACCGCGACGCCGAGCTGGCCGGGCTGGTCGACACCGCGGTCGGCACCGTGCTGACGGAGGCCGCGGCCGACCGCGAGGAGGCCGCCGCGGACCTGCGCGCCACGCTGCAGGTCGGGGTGGGGCTGCTGCTGCTCTCCGTGGTGGGCGCGGTCTGGATGGGCCGCACCGTCTCCCGCAAGCTCGGCGTGCTGGCCGGCCAGGCCACCCAGATCAGCCAGGGCGAGCTGGTGGAGGTCGAGGTCGACGGCCCGCGCGAGGTGCGCACCGTCTCGGCCGCTCTCGGCGACGCCGTCGCCGGCCTGCGGCGCATCCAGGACCAGGCGCAGGCCGTGGCCCGCGGCGACCTCGACGACGCGCTGCTCGACCAGCCGCTGCCCGGCCCGCTGGGCGAGGTCGTGCACGCCTCCCTCCAGCAGATCGTCTCGTCGGTGCGCCAGCGCGAGGAGCTGCAGTTCGCCCTCGCCCACCGCGCCACCCACGACCCGCTCACCGAGCTGCCCAACCGGGCGCAGGCGGTCACCCTGGTCACCTCGGCGCTGCACCGCGCCCGCCGGTCCGGCGAGATGACCGGCCTGCTCTTCGTCGACCTCGACGGCTTCAAGGCGGTCAACGACGCCCACGGCCACGCCGCCGGCGACACGGTGCTGCGCGAGGTCGCCGCCCGGATGCGCTCGGTGGTCCGCGGCGGCGACGTCGTCTGCCGCCTCGGCGGGGACGAGTTCGTCGTCCTGGTCGAGCCGGTCGGCACCGAGCGCGACCTGCAGGACCTCGCCGAGCGCCTGATCGCCGGCATCAGCGAGCCGATCGAGGCCGGGGGCGCCACGGTGTGCGTGGGCGCGAGCATCGGCATCGCGGTGAGCCGGGACGGCGGCGCCGACCCCGACGTCCTGTTCGCCGAGGCCGACACCGCCGCCTACCGCGCCAAGCAGCACGGCCGCGGCCGCGCGGAGGTCTTCGACGACGCCCTGCGCCGCCAGCTGGCCGCGCGGGCCGAGACCGAGGCGGCGATCACCGCGGCGCTCGGCAACGGACAGATGCGGCTGCACTACCAGCCGGTGGTCGACGTCGACGGGCAGCGGCTGCACGGCTACGAGGCACTGATCCGCTGGGAGCGCGACGGCGTCTTCGTCCCGCCGGACGAGTTCATCCCCGTGGCCGAGAGCTCCGGCCTGGTCTGCGACCTGGACCGGTGGGTGCTGCACGAGGCCACCCGCCAGCTGGCCGCCTGGCGGGCCGGGCTCCCGTCGGCACCGGGCGCACCCGAGCCGACCATGGCGGTCAACGTCTCCGGCCGGCACCTGACCGACCCGCGGGTGGTCACCGACGTCGCCGACGCGCTGGCCGCCTCCGGGCTGCCGCCGCACCTGCTCGTGCTCGAGGTCACCGAGACCGTCCTGGTCGACGACCCGGTCGCCATGACCCACCTCGCGCAGCTGCGGGACACGGGCGTGGCCATCGCCATCGACGACTTCGGCACCGGCTACACGTCGATCGGGCAGCTGCGGCACATGCCGGTGGACACGCTGAAGATCGACCGCAGCTTCGTGACCTCGCCCGACCCGGGGCAGCGGGAGCTCGTGGCCCTGATCATCCGCGCCGCGCACACCTTCGGCCTCAGCGTCGTCGCCGAGGGCGTGGAGGAGCCGGTGCAGCTGCAGCGGCTGCGCGAGCGGGCCTGCGACCACGCGCAGGGCTACCTGCTGCACCGCCCGCTGCCGGCCGAGGCGGCCGGTGCGCTGCTGCGGTCGGCGCCGGAGGTGGTGCCCGTGCCGCGCCCCGACGGCGCACCGGAGGCGGTCCCGGCGTCCTGA